A region of the Fibrobacter succinogenes genome:
CGGGGAGGAACACGGTGAAAACTTTTCCGACCTGGTTTTCGATGGTCTTGTAGCCGTCCGCGGCGATGAACATGAGCATGCCGCAAAAGATGCCGAGTACAACGAGGCTCAAGGGACTGTCGCTATCTTTAATAATGCAAAGCGCGTTTGCTTTGGCTTGGAGCGCTTCGCCGTAGCGGGTGGCGGCCATCATTTTAGCGAATAAGAATGTTCCGACGAAATTTCCGAGCCAGACGATGGCGAGGAATCCCCAATAATTGGGTCTCTTGTTGACAAAGTAACCGACTTTGCCCGTAAAAAGATTGAATCCGAAATTCAAAATAGTGAAAAGGCCAAGACCGAAAAGGAACGATCCCAAAATTTTATTGTCGCAAGAGAGAAATGCTGTGCCGCCGAGTCCGATGCATAAGCCCGAGTAGACGGATTTGATAAAATTAATCATGGGGCCAAATTTAGTAAAAGGTGAGAGCCGCGGCAAAGCATTTATGCTTTGACATGGCCGAGCCGAACTAAATGCATCCGCAAGGATGCCAATTTAATTAAAGGTGAGAGCCGCGGCAAAGCATTTGTTTTTGCATTTTTCATATGGAAAAATGTTTTGCAAAAATAATGCCAATGTAGAGCTTTGTGCAGAGACCTTCGTCGTGTAGGTCTTCGGTGAGTCTATTTGGAGTCTGAAATTTGTCTTTCGATTACACTAAATGTAAAACTTGAATATTTATTTTCAAAAATTGTAATAGTAATTTACGCAGACTTGGCGATAAAACTTCGAGTTTTACATTTTTGACCGCTTTTTCACTAATTGATACGCACTTTACGGGCTATGATTGTGCAGAGTTCCTTTTTGGCACAGTTTTTGCATAATATGGTCGCAAAAAATTAGAAAAGGAATTTTATGAAAGCTCAAGCACTTTACGACCCGATTAACGAACACGACGCCTGCGGTGTCGGCTTGGTCGCTAATATAAATAATGTTGCCTCGCACCAGATTGTGTTGCAGGGTATTACTGTATTGAAGAGACTCATGCACCGCGGTGCAGCAGGTGGAGACCCGGAAACTGGTGATGGTGCGGGTCTTTTGCTTTCTATGCCGCACAAGTTCTTCCGTAAGTTGTACCCGGAACTTCCGGCGCGTTACGGTGTGGCAATGTTCTTTGTCGAGAACACGTTTGAAGCGGAATCCTTTGACGCTAAGATTCGTGAAGTTGCCGAAGCTGAAGGCGTGAAGGTGCTCCAGTTCCGCGAAGTGCCGGTGAACTCGGCCAAGATCGGTCGCACGGCTCGCGAAACTTTGCCGCATATCCGCCAGGTGTTCTTTGACGGTTCTGCTTTTGAGACGGACCAGGCTTTTGATATTAAGCTTTATGTGGTTCGCCGCCTGATTGAAAAGGCTTGCAGTGGATTGTATGTTTGCAGCTGCAGCCGCCGTAGCATCGTTTACAAGGGCCTTTTGCTTGCAAGCCAGATCGAAGGCTTCTACAAGGACTTGAACGATCTCGATTTTGAATCCCCGATTGCCCTTGTCCACCAGCGCTATTCGACCAACACGTTCCCGACTTGGCCGCTGGCACACCCGTTCCGCTATTTGGCTCACAACGGCGAAATCAATACGCTTCGCGGTAACCTCAACAGCTTGCGCGCTCGTGAACCGCACTTGAAGAGCGAAATTATCGGCGACGATATCAAGAAGCTTTTGCCGCTCGTTCCGGCAGGCCAGAGCGACTCGGCTAGCCTTGACAACATGTTTGAGCTTCTCGTCGCTGCGGGCCGTAGCCTTCCGCATGCGATGATGATGCTCATGCCGCAGGCTTGGGGCCAAAAGCATTACCTTGGCCGCGATGTGCGTGGCTTCTTTGAATACGAATCCATGTTGATGGAACCGTGGGATGGCCCTGCTGCAGTTGCTTTCTCTGACGGTGTCAACGCTGGTGCAATTCTCGACCGTAACGGTCTTCGTCCGGCACGTTACACTTTATGTAAAGACGGTCTCTTCGTGATGGCTTCTGAAACGGGCGTGCTCGATTTGCGCGATGACGAAGTCGAAGAAAAGGGTCGCCTCAAACCGGGTGAAATTATTTACTTGGATTTGGAAAACCACAGAATTTTGAAGAACGCCGAAATGAAGGCTCAGGTGGCTCGTAGCAAGCCTTACCGCCGCTGGGTTGCCGAAAATAAGATGAGCGTTCGCGGTCTCTTTAGCGAAATCAATCCGTCTGATGTTCCTGATGATATTCTGGTGCAGCAAAAGCGTTTTGGTTATTCTGCCGAAGACTTGTCTATTATTTTGAAGCCGATGGCAAAGACCGGTGCAGAACCGATCGGTTCTATGGGTAACGATGCTGCTTTGGCCGTTCTTTCGGATAAGCCGCAGCCGCTGTTCAACTACTTTAAGCAGTTGTTCGCCCAGGTGACGAACCCGCCGATTGACCCGATCCGTGAAGAGCTCGTGATGAGCCTTACGACTTACATCGGTAATCATGGTAACATTCTCGAAGAAACTCCGGAACAGGCTCACCTTATCAAGATCCCGCGCCCGATTGTGACCGAAGACGAAATCCGTCGCTTTGAAAATATCGGTGACAAGAGCTTTAAGGCTAAGGTGCTCAAGATGCAGTTCCCGCTCGGTGGTAATGGCGAAGTCTTGGAAGCTGCTTTGCAGAACCTTGCTGGCGATGCCGTGCGTGCGGTGAACGACGATTTCGATATCATCGTGCTTTCGGATAAGAATATCGATTGGGGCTATGTGCCTATACCGAGCTTGCTTGCCACAGCTTGCGTGAACCGCGCCTTGGTCGAAGCGGGAGTCCGTCCGGAAATCGGTTTGATTGTGCAGTCCGGTGAAGTTCGCGAAGTGATGCACTTTGCCTTGTTGCTCGGTTACGGTGCAACGGTGATTAACCCGTACCTTGCTTTTGAAAGCCTTACCCACATGTGCCATTGCGGAGACTTGGATGTTGATCCGGTGACGGCTGCTGCAAATTATGTAAAGGCTGTGGACAAGGGTCTTTTGAAGATCATGTCGAAGATGGGTATTTCTACCCTCCGTAGCTATCGCAGCGCTCAGATTTTCGAAGCGGTCGGCTTGAATCATGAACTTGTCGAAAAGTTCTTGCCGGGTACGGCAAGCCGCATCGAAGGTATTGGTCTCGAAGAAATTGCCCATGAAGTTGGCGATCGCCAGAACATTGCCTTTGCTGATGCAAGCAAGGTGCTTCAGTCCGGTGGTCAGTACGCATTCCGCAAGGAAGGTGAAAAGCACTTGTGGACTCCGCAGTCGCTTGCGACATTCCGTCAGGCTGTGCAGGGCGGTGACTATGAAAAGTTCAAGGCTTATAGCAAGCTGATTAACGACCAGTCTGAACGTCAGGCAACTTTGCGCGGACTCTTCAAGTTCAAACAGACGACTCCGATTGATATTTCTGAAGTCGAAAGCCGCGAATCGATTATCAAGCATTTTGTGGCTGGTGCAATGAGCCTTGGTTCTTTGAGCCCGGAAGCCCACGAAACGATTGCTATCGCCATGAACCGTATCGGAGCCATGAGCAACTGCGGTGAAGGTGGTGAAGATCCGGATCGCGATACGCCTGCTGCTAACGGCGATATCCGTAGCTCTGCTATTCGTCAGATTGCTTCGGGCCGCTTTGGTGTGACGATTGACTACTTGCGCCATGCTAAGGATTTGCAGATCAAGATGGCTCAGGGTGCAAAGCCGGGTGAAGGCGGCCAGTTGCCGGCTCACAAGGTGAATGAATTTGTGGCTCGCATCCGTCACTCGATTCCGAATGTGTCCTTGATTTCTCCGCCGCCGCATCATGATATTTACTCGATCGAAGACTTGGCCCAGCTCATTTACGACTTGCGCAACTCGAACCCGAAGGCTCGTGTTTCCGTGAAGCTCGTGTCTGAAGTGGGTGTGGGTACGATTGCCGCCGGTGTTGCTAAGGCTCATGCCGACGTGGTGCTCATTTCTGGTCATGATGGCGGTACGGGTGCTTCTCCGCTGACTTCTATTAAGCATGCCGGCCTTCCGTGGGAACTCGGTATTGCTGAAGCGGAACAGACTCTTGTTCTTAACGATTTGCGCGGCCGCATCAAGCTCCAGGTCGATGGTCAGCTCAAGACTGGCCGTGATGTTGTGGTGGCCGCCCTCCTCGGTGCCGAAGAATTCGGATTTGCAACAAACTTGCTCGTTAGCCTTGGCTGCGTGATGGACCGCAAGTGCCATACGAACCAGTGCCCGATGGGTATTGCGACTCAGGATCCTGAATTCCGCAAGCGCTTTGCCGGTAAGCCGGAATACGTTGAAAACTTCCTCTACTTTATTGCAGACGAAGTTCGCGAAATCTTGGCAAGCCTTGGTCTCAAGAGCCTCGATGAAGCCTGCGGCCGTAGCGACTTGCTCGAACGTGATCAGGCAATTGCATTCTACAAGGCTCACAACCTCGACTTCTCGAAGATTTTCCAGACTGTCGAAGGTGGCATCAAGTCTTTCGACAAGAACTATGTGAAGGAAGAATTGGTCAACTTCGACCGTCGCGAACTCTTGCCGTTTGTGCAGGATACGCTCAAGAGCGGCGCCAATGTAGAACTCTGCACTGTTGTTCACAATACCGACCGTACGGTGGGTACGGAACTTTCTGGCGAAGTGGACGAACACTTTGGCGTGAAGGGACTCCCCGAAGATACGATCAAGATTCATTTGCAGGGTGTCGCAGGCCAGAGCTTTGGCGCATTCCTTGCTCCGGGTATTACGCTTGACCTCGAAGGCGAAGCCAACGACTTTATGGGTAAGGGCCTTTCTGGTGGTAAGATCATCGTGCGCCCGCCAAGCAATGCAAGCTTCAAGGCCGAAGACAACGTCATTGCCGGTAACGTTATCGGTTACGGTGGTACTTCTGGTAAGATCTTCATTAACGGTCTCGCTGGCGAACGCTTTGGTATCCGTAACTCGGGTATGCTCCTCGTCTCGGAAGGTGTTGGCGACCATGGTTGCGAATACATGACGGGTGGTCGCGTGGTTGTGCTCGGTCGTGTAGGCGTGAACTTCGCCGCAGGTATGACTGGTGGCTTTGCTTACGTGTACGACGAAACGGGTCACTTTGACTTGAGCTGCAACGTGGATTCTGTGGACCTTGAAAGTGTGCTCCCGGGTACCGATAGCGAGCGTGAACTTCTCGATATCATCGGCCAGCATGTTCAGGCGACGGGTAGTGAAAAGGGCAAGCGCATTCTTGAAAATTGGAATAGCGAACGTCCGAAGTTCGTGAAGATTTTCCCGGTGGATTATAGAAACGCATTACAGGGAAAGGTAAAATGAAAGTAGACGGTAGACAGTAGGCAGTAGACAGTGTAAGTAAGGCGGCTATGCCGCGATTATAAAAACTTCCTACTTCCTACTTCTAACTTCCTACTAAACATTGAAAGTTTAACACTAAAGAAGTTGAAGCCTATTATGGAACAGATTAAACGCATACAAGATGTCTACCGCCCTGTCGAAGAGCGTGTGAAAGACAATAAGGAAGTTGAACGTAGACTGACTTCTGTTGAAATTGTTGGTCAGGCCGGTCGTTGCCACACATGCGGAATTCCGTTCTGCCATGGTGCGGGTTGCCCTCTCGGAAACTTGATTCCCGAATTTAACGCAGCGGTTTCTCTCGGAAATGCGGAACGTGCTTATGATATCATTAGCAAGACGGCGTTCTTCCCGGAATTCACGGGTCGCGTTTGTCCGGCTCTTTGTGAGTCGGCTTGTACCGGGAATGTTCATAACGATCCGGTGATGGTGCGCCAGATTGAAAAGTTCATCATCGAAACGGCTTTTGAAGAAGGCTGGGTAAAGCTCCCTGCTGCTGAACCGAACGGAAAGAGCGCCGCTGTGATTGGCTCTGGTCCTGCCGGGTTGTTTGCTGCCGAAGCGCTCCGCCGTAAGGGCTTTGCCGTGACGGTTTACGAAAAACGTGAAAAGGCGGGTGGACTTTTGCGCTATGGTATCCCAAACTGGAAACTCGACAAGTCCGTGATTGACCGCCGTGTGGCTTTGCTTGAAGCGGCTGGAATCAAGTTTGTCTACAATACTGAAATCGGGAAGGATATTGCTGCGGAATACATTCACAAGAATTTTGACGAAGTGTTCCTTGCAATTGGTACGCCGAATGCTCGTGACTTGAAAATTCCAGGCCGCGATGCCGAAGGCATTTTCCTTGCTCTCGACTTTTTGCACGGTGCCGAAAAACCGGGCGAATCGAATCCTGAAAAGTTCTCTGCCAAGGGCCGCAAGGTGCTCGTGATTGGCGGTGGCGATACGGGTAACGACTGCGTCGGTAAAGCCATCCGCGAAGGTTGCGAAAGCGTTTTGCAGGTGGAATTCATGCCGAAGCCGCCTGAGGAACGTTCTCCGTCTACGCCGTGGCCCGATTGGCCGTACATGCTGCGCACCAGCTATGCCCAACATGAAGGTGGTGAACGTCGCTGGAATGTTTCTTCCAAGCAGTTTATCGTAAAAGATGGCCGTGTTGCTGGAGTGGAAGCGGTTCGCGTGGAATGGGAAATGTCCCCGCAGGGCCGCCCGCTCAAGCCGAACGAAGTTCCGAATTCTACCGAAGTCATCGATACGGATTTGGTGGTGCTCGCTATGGGCTTCACCGGAGTTCCGGCCGAAGGCATCGTGAACGATTTGGGCCTCACGCTTACGCCGCGTACAGCGATTATTCCGGATCCTTCTCGCCATATTTATGCGGTGGGTGACTGCGCTAATGGTGCATCCCTTGTGGTGCGCGCCATGGCCGATGCGAAAGCGAAAGTGGCTACAATCAAGTAACATTCATCTCGAATACTGCTCGCGAAATCATGTTTGGATTTTATCGTTTTGCAGCTGTATCTCCGATTTTAAAAGTCGCGGATACGGCCTTCAATACCGAAGAAATCATCAAGAGCGCAAAAGCTGCCGTCTCCAATGGGGCGGCTTTTGTCGTTTTTCCTGAACTTTGTATTACTGGATACACTTGCAGCGATTTGTTCCATCAGGAATTGTTGTTGCAGAACAGCACTCGTGCATTGTTGAAAATTGCGGAATCTTTTAAGGATTCTGATGCCGTTATCGCGGTGGGCTTGCCATTGCGTTTGTTCGGCCGCTTGTATAATTGCGCGGCCTTTGTGCAGCGCGGGCGGGTAGTGGCGATTACGCCGAAAATCCATTTGCCGAACCAGCGTGAATTCTATGAGAAACGCCATTTTTCGAGTGGCCGTGACTTGCTGCGCGGGGCGTGTGGCGCTTCGGCAGGGAATGCTGCGGGTGCCGTGACGTGCACGATAGAAGGCGTGGGCGAGGTTCCGATCACAAATTTCTTCACGGTGAAGGGTCGCGGAACTTCTAGCGCGGTTGATGGCTGCACGAGTACTGCGAATTGCGCGAGCGATAATGACACGTGTGTT
Encoded here:
- a CDS encoding formate/nitrite transporter family protein, producing the protein MINFIKSVYSGLCIGLGGTAFLSCDNKILGSFLFGLGLFTILNFGFNLFTGKVGYFVNKRPNYWGFLAIVWLGNFVGTFLFAKMMAATRYGEALQAKANALCIIKDSDSPLSLVVLGIFCGMLMFIAADGYKTIENQVGKVFTVFLPVMVFILSGFEHCIADMFYFSLASDFSLTMLKALLAITIGNTIGGGLIPLMQKLKDKAPNI
- a CDS encoding glutamate synthase subunit beta; the protein is MEQIKRIQDVYRPVEERVKDNKEVERRLTSVEIVGQAGRCHTCGIPFCHGAGCPLGNLIPEFNAAVSLGNAERAYDIISKTAFFPEFTGRVCPALCESACTGNVHNDPVMVRQIEKFIIETAFEEGWVKLPAAEPNGKSAAVIGSGPAGLFAAEALRRKGFAVTVYEKREKAGGLLRYGIPNWKLDKSVIDRRVALLEAAGIKFVYNTEIGKDIAAEYIHKNFDEVFLAIGTPNARDLKIPGRDAEGIFLALDFLHGAEKPGESNPEKFSAKGRKVLVIGGGDTGNDCVGKAIREGCESVLQVEFMPKPPEERSPSTPWPDWPYMLRTSYAQHEGGERRWNVSSKQFIVKDGRVAGVEAVRVEWEMSPQGRPLKPNEVPNSTEVIDTDLVVLAMGFTGVPAEGIVNDLGLTLTPRTAIIPDPSRHIYAVGDCANGASLVVRAMADAKAKVATIK
- the gltB gene encoding glutamate synthase large subunit, coding for MKAQALYDPINEHDACGVGLVANINNVASHQIVLQGITVLKRLMHRGAAGGDPETGDGAGLLLSMPHKFFRKLYPELPARYGVAMFFVENTFEAESFDAKIREVAEAEGVKVLQFREVPVNSAKIGRTARETLPHIRQVFFDGSAFETDQAFDIKLYVVRRLIEKACSGLYVCSCSRRSIVYKGLLLASQIEGFYKDLNDLDFESPIALVHQRYSTNTFPTWPLAHPFRYLAHNGEINTLRGNLNSLRAREPHLKSEIIGDDIKKLLPLVPAGQSDSASLDNMFELLVAAGRSLPHAMMMLMPQAWGQKHYLGRDVRGFFEYESMLMEPWDGPAAVAFSDGVNAGAILDRNGLRPARYTLCKDGLFVMASETGVLDLRDDEVEEKGRLKPGEIIYLDLENHRILKNAEMKAQVARSKPYRRWVAENKMSVRGLFSEINPSDVPDDILVQQKRFGYSAEDLSIILKPMAKTGAEPIGSMGNDAALAVLSDKPQPLFNYFKQLFAQVTNPPIDPIREELVMSLTTYIGNHGNILEETPEQAHLIKIPRPIVTEDEIRRFENIGDKSFKAKVLKMQFPLGGNGEVLEAALQNLAGDAVRAVNDDFDIIVLSDKNIDWGYVPIPSLLATACVNRALVEAGVRPEIGLIVQSGEVREVMHFALLLGYGATVINPYLAFESLTHMCHCGDLDVDPVTAAANYVKAVDKGLLKIMSKMGISTLRSYRSAQIFEAVGLNHELVEKFLPGTASRIEGIGLEEIAHEVGDRQNIAFADASKVLQSGGQYAFRKEGEKHLWTPQSLATFRQAVQGGDYEKFKAYSKLINDQSERQATLRGLFKFKQTTPIDISEVESRESIIKHFVAGAMSLGSLSPEAHETIAIAMNRIGAMSNCGEGGEDPDRDTPAANGDIRSSAIRQIASGRFGVTIDYLRHAKDLQIKMAQGAKPGEGGQLPAHKVNEFVARIRHSIPNVSLISPPPHHDIYSIEDLAQLIYDLRNSNPKARVSVKLVSEVGVGTIAAGVAKAHADVVLISGHDGGTGASPLTSIKHAGLPWELGIAEAEQTLVLNDLRGRIKLQVDGQLKTGRDVVVAALLGAEEFGFATNLLVSLGCVMDRKCHTNQCPMGIATQDPEFRKRFAGKPEYVENFLYFIADEVREILASLGLKSLDEACGRSDLLERDQAIAFYKAHNLDFSKIFQTVEGGIKSFDKNYVKEELVNFDRRELLPFVQDTLKSGANVELCTVVHNTDRTVGTELSGEVDEHFGVKGLPEDTIKIHLQGVAGQSFGAFLAPGITLDLEGEANDFMGKGLSGGKIIVRPPSNASFKAEDNVIAGNVIGYGGTSGKIFINGLAGERFGIRNSGMLLVSEGVGDHGCEYMTGGRVVVLGRVGVNFAAGMTGGFAYVYDETGHFDLSCNVDSVDLESVLPGTDSERELLDIIGQHVQATGSEKGKRILENWNSERPKFVKIFPVDYRNALQGKVK